A window of Tautonia plasticadhaerens contains these coding sequences:
- a CDS encoding HdeD family acid-resistance protein, whose product MNTTVLREMPLRTAIRHELQAIRGKWAWLVALGVALIVLGTTLIGFPVISTLATVTMLGALILVAGAAEAVGAFWCREWSGFFLAVLSGTLGVVIGLMLLANPIRGGITLTILLASFLFVGGIFRVVAALAHRVEGWGWLLASGVIDIALGVLIWRELPASGLTIIGLLVGISILFRGVWWLMLGFALRRIPRAAA is encoded by the coding sequence ATGAACACGACCGTCCTCCGCGAGATGCCGCTGCGTACGGCGATCCGCCACGAACTCCAGGCGATCCGGGGCAAGTGGGCCTGGCTGGTGGCCCTGGGCGTCGCGCTGATCGTGCTCGGGACGACCCTGATCGGTTTCCCGGTGATCTCCACGCTCGCGACCGTGACCATGCTCGGGGCCCTGATCCTCGTCGCGGGCGCCGCGGAGGCCGTCGGCGCCTTCTGGTGCCGCGAGTGGAGCGGGTTCTTCCTCGCCGTACTCTCGGGCACCCTGGGCGTCGTCATCGGCCTGATGCTGCTCGCCAATCCCATCCGGGGGGGGATCACCCTGACGATCCTGCTGGCGAGCTTCCTCTTCGTGGGCGGCATCTTCCGGGTCGTCGCGGCCCTCGCCCACCGCGTCGAGGGGTGGGGCTGGCTGCTCGCCAGCGGCGTGATCGACATCGCGCTCGGCGTCCTGATCTGGCGCGAGCTGCCGGCGTCGGGGCTGACGATCATCGGCCTGCTCGTCGGCATCAGCATCCTGTTCCGCGGGGTGTGGTGGCTCATGCTCGGGTTCGCGTTGCGGCGAATCCCCAGGGCGGCCGCATAG
- a CDS encoding alpha/beta hydrolase family esterase — MFTCPLLLLTHLILADGATAETAAPMATERRIEVQGLDRSYLLYAPTAAPAGPRPLVLVFHGEGGDGRRTEAYFGMNRLADEAGFLVAYPEGLAAMWDDGRELPRPPSGGVGLALSLANRLASRRPAEPAPVPDDVVFVRAVVDEVDSLHPVDRGRVFATGMSCGGMFCHRLAAEAPDLIAAVAPVAGPVALPYFDEFRLGRPVSFFTIQGDADPIVPIQGGLVYPAGLQVRGRISSLEETLAKYLSATGIEGRPEVCMLEDTARDGTTTERRAYPPGAEGPRVVVDLVHGGGHGLPGHRRSHPEWAVGKTSQDYDGSRAIWEFFASCPPRSFTPTGGVVAAAPR, encoded by the coding sequence ATGTTCACCTGCCCCCTCCTGCTCCTGACCCACCTCATCCTCGCCGACGGCGCGACGGCCGAGACCGCCGCCCCGATGGCGACCGAGCGGCGGATCGAGGTCCAGGGGCTCGACCGGAGCTACCTGCTCTACGCGCCGACCGCGGCACCCGCCGGCCCGCGCCCCCTGGTCCTCGTCTTCCACGGCGAGGGGGGGGACGGCCGGCGGACCGAGGCGTACTTCGGCATGAACCGGCTCGCCGATGAGGCCGGCTTCCTCGTTGCCTACCCCGAAGGGCTGGCGGCGATGTGGGACGACGGCCGCGAGCTCCCCCGGCCCCCCTCCGGCGGCGTCGGCCTCGCCCTCAGCCTGGCCAACCGCCTCGCCTCCCGCCGGCCGGCCGAGCCCGCGCCGGTCCCCGACGACGTCGTCTTCGTCCGCGCCGTGGTCGACGAGGTCGACTCCCTCCACCCGGTCGACCGCGGGCGCGTCTTCGCCACGGGCATGTCCTGCGGCGGCATGTTCTGCCACCGCCTCGCCGCCGAGGCCCCCGACCTGATCGCGGCGGTCGCCCCCGTCGCCGGCCCGGTCGCCTTGCCGTACTTCGACGAGTTCCGGCTCGGGCGCCCCGTCTCCTTCTTCACCATCCAGGGCGACGCCGACCCGATCGTCCCGATCCAGGGCGGCCTGGTCTACCCGGCCGGCCTGCAGGTGCGCGGCCGGATCAGCTCGCTCGAAGAGACGCTGGCGAAGTACCTGTCCGCGACGGGCATCGAGGGCCGGCCCGAGGTGTGCATGCTGGAGGACACCGCCCGGGACGGCACGACCACCGAGCGGCGGGCCTACCCGCCCGGCGCGGAGGGCCCCCGCGTCGTCGTCGACCTGGTCCATGGCGGCGGCCACGGCCTGCCCGGCCACCGGCGCAGCCACCCCGAGTGGGCGGTCGGCAAGACGAGCCAGGACTACGACGGCTCCCGCGCCATTTGGGAGTTTTTCGCCTCCTGCCCGCCACGGAGCTTCACCCCGACCGGCGGCGTCGTCGCGGCCGCACCCCGCTGA
- a CDS encoding DUF1571 domain-containing protein — MSAPVAPLPSPASLEAAPEAAATRRTAPPPDWPSDRLEGPEAKRLLLDALAGLVERLERHDGYSAVIRRQERVGGRLLAEQTLRMKVRHRPASIYVRNIGVQDGFEVIFVEGLRDGKLIHHSGGLAGRLLPVLELSPRSPLAMSQSRFPITEAGLLSAARMLRDDCRRDLGEPGASIVLDRLVDPEGHTRYRSRLRYDAPAPGRPFSRVEVLYDPGTFLLREMTFSDWPEAPGPGEPLLGGRFVVVEFDPSAVPSDRDFDATNPAYDFR; from the coding sequence GTGTCGGCGCCGGTCGCCCCCTTGCCCTCTCCCGCGAGCCTGGAGGCGGCGCCGGAGGCGGCGGCGACTCGGCGGACGGCCCCGCCGCCGGACTGGCCTTCGGACCGGCTGGAGGGGCCCGAGGCCAAGCGGCTGCTCCTCGACGCCCTGGCCGGCCTGGTCGAGCGGCTCGAACGTCACGACGGCTACTCGGCCGTGATCCGCCGCCAGGAGCGGGTCGGCGGCCGGTTGCTCGCAGAGCAGACCCTGCGGATGAAGGTGCGGCACCGGCCGGCGTCGATCTACGTGAGGAACATCGGCGTGCAGGACGGGTTCGAGGTCATCTTCGTCGAGGGCCTGCGGGACGGCAAGCTCATCCACCACTCCGGCGGGCTCGCCGGCCGGCTCTTGCCGGTCCTGGAACTCAGCCCCCGCTCCCCCCTGGCGATGTCCCAGAGCCGCTTCCCCATCACCGAGGCCGGCCTGCTGTCGGCCGCCCGCATGCTTCGTGACGACTGCCGACGCGACCTGGGCGAGCCGGGCGCCTCGATCGTGCTCGACCGCCTCGTCGATCCCGAGGGGCACACGCGGTATCGTTCCCGACTCCGCTACGACGCGCCGGCCCCCGGCCGGCCCTTTTCCCGCGTCGAGGTGCTCTATGACCCCGGCACGTTCCTGCTCCGCGAGATGACCTTCTCCGACTGGCCCGAGGCGCCAGGGCCCGGCGAGCCTCTCCTGGGCGGACGCTTCGTCGTCGTCGAGTTCGACCCCTCCGCCGTCCCGAGCGACCGCGACTTCGACGCGACCAACCCCGCCTACGACTTCCGATGA
- a CDS encoding IS256 family transposase, with product MTHQDQPAAIDEVMELLAEHGSDGLAQAIGVLRDELMERERTQALGAAPHRRSEARKGSANGSKPETRHTPMGPIAVRVPQARGLDSYASALERGVRSERASKPAVAERDGPGVSTGKGAAIAERPRGSEVTGSQVSRAAGALDEGPEGWRGRPPGEAPYPIPDARGEEVRLGGSIVSCAVLTAIGIDPGGRRSIPGVGVSMAEAEVHWRGFPASLQARGPHGVEMPAGDAHAGREQALAARLTGVPRRRGQSPPAEDAPAYVPRPSLPPEVAAGPRAVFDAPDRGEAERRLGLAARRCRAVAPKPAEWLEQDVPEGLTIFTLPPGRRRRLRTSDMPERLNEEVSRRTQVAGLTPNEGSVLRLVSAVLMGVSEGWETGRRRLATGPG from the coding sequence ATGACCCACCAGGATCAACCTGCCGCCATCGACGAGGTCATGGAACTGCTGGCCGAGCATGGCTCCGACGGCCTGGCCCAGGCCATCGGCGTCCTGCGCGACGAGCTCATGGAGCGGGAACGGACCCAGGCCCTCGGGGCCGCCCCCCACCGGCGATCCGAGGCACGCAAGGGCTCCGCCAACGGCTCCAAGCCCGAGACGCGGCACACCCCGATGGGGCCGATCGCCGTCCGGGTGCCGCAGGCCCGAGGCCTCGACTCCTATGCCTCGGCGTTGGAGAGGGGCGTCCGCAGCGAGCGGGCGTCGAAGCCGGCCGTCGCCGAGAGGGACGGGCCGGGCGTCTCGACCGGCAAGGGGGCCGCCATCGCCGAGCGGCCCCGCGGGTCGGAGGTCACCGGCAGTCAGGTCAGCCGGGCCGCCGGGGCCCTCGACGAGGGACCGGAGGGGTGGCGGGGCCGCCCGCCGGGGGAGGCGCCGTACCCGATCCCGGATGCCCGCGGCGAGGAGGTCCGCCTCGGCGGCTCGATCGTCTCGTGTGCGGTGCTGACGGCCATCGGCATCGATCCCGGGGGCCGGCGGTCGATCCCCGGGGTCGGCGTCTCGATGGCGGAGGCGGAGGTCCACTGGCGGGGCTTCCCGGCCTCGCTGCAGGCCCGTGGGCCGCACGGGGTCGAGATGCCCGCCGGCGACGCCCACGCCGGCCGGGAGCAGGCCCTGGCCGCCCGGCTGACCGGCGTGCCGCGGCGGCGGGGCCAGTCCCCCCCGGCGGAGGACGCCCCGGCCTACGTGCCGAGGCCGTCGCTGCCGCCGGAGGTCGCCGCCGGCCCGCGGGCGGTCTTCGACGCCCCGGATCGCGGCGAGGCCGAGCGGCGACTGGGCCTGGCGGCGAGGAGGTGCCGGGCCGTGGCCCCGAAGCCGGCCGAGTGGCTGGAGCAGGACGTGCCGGAGGGGCTGACCATCTTCACGCTGCCGCCGGGCCGCCGGCGGCGGCTGCGGACGAGCGACATGCCGGAGCGGCTGAACGAGGAGGTGAGCCGGCGGACGCAGGTGGCGGGGTTGACCCCGAACGAGGGATCAGTCCTGCGGCTGGTCAGTGCGGTGTTGATGGGGGTCAGCGAGGGCTGGGAGACAGGGCGGAGACGTTTGGCGACGGGACCGGGGTGA
- a CDS encoding PEP-CTERM sorting domain-containing protein (PEP-CTERM proteins occur, often in large numbers, in the proteomes of bacteria that also encode an exosortase, a predicted intramembrane cysteine proteinase. The presence of a PEP-CTERM domain at a protein's C-terminus predicts cleavage within the sorting domain, followed by covalent anchoring to some some component of the (usually Gram-negative) cell surface. Many PEP-CTERM proteins exhibit an unusual sequence composition that includes large numbers of potential glycosylation sites. Expression of one such protein has been shown restore the ability of a bacterium to form floc, a type of biofilm.): protein MSRMSLVSGLTFIVLAMVGNSASQAASIINFDPNGTAGATSLAVGQFDQAPGNALAVNAIANGSVIFDTPFELLYQAKVAALRDANNNTLVVPGVDTAGELTIVARFNEIASGTSTAASFSTNTDQTGSFIEIYFDPGNNANDLAGTGFNDGTLIYRGTINQDGGGGFAVISTNPVALDQSPNGNQYSNLNSVTGAGGTLITVDTEFQDSNFFLTDLSTFSFNFNTSNVVPFSQVDPAAMMFDGTPAATLASLGAVNGLTGPNFLFQADATASFAVIPEPTSSLLLSVGLVGMVGYRIRSRRSKVA from the coding sequence ATGTCAAGAATGTCGCTCGTCTCCGGCCTGACGTTTATCGTCTTGGCCATGGTCGGCAATTCGGCCTCTCAAGCCGCTTCGATCATCAACTTCGACCCGAACGGGACCGCCGGGGCGACCAGCCTCGCCGTCGGCCAGTTCGACCAAGCACCAGGCAACGCCCTGGCTGTGAACGCCATCGCCAATGGTAGCGTCATCTTCGACACGCCGTTCGAGCTCCTCTACCAGGCCAAGGTCGCTGCCCTGCGGGATGCCAACAACAACACCCTGGTCGTTCCGGGCGTGGACACGGCCGGCGAGCTGACGATCGTCGCGAGGTTCAACGAGATCGCCTCGGGGACCTCGACGGCCGCCTCGTTCAGCACGAATACCGACCAGACGGGTAGCTTCATCGAGATCTACTTCGATCCGGGCAATAACGCCAACGATCTGGCCGGGACGGGCTTCAACGACGGCACCCTGATCTATCGGGGGACCATCAACCAGGACGGCGGCGGAGGCTTCGCGGTCATCTCGACCAACCCCGTCGCCCTCGACCAGTCGCCCAACGGCAACCAGTACAGCAACCTCAACTCGGTCACCGGTGCCGGCGGCACGCTGATCACCGTGGACACCGAGTTCCAGGACTCGAACTTCTTCCTGACCGATCTCTCGACCTTCAGCTTCAACTTCAACACCTCGAACGTCGTCCCCTTCAGCCAGGTCGACCCGGCGGCGATGATGTTCGACGGCACGCCCGCGGCGACGCTCGCGTCGCTCGGCGCGGTCAACGGCCTCACCGGCCCGAACTTCCTCTTCCAGGCGGACGCGACCGCGTCGTTCGCCGTCATCCCCGAGCCGACGAGCTCCCTGTTGCTCTCCGTCGGCCTCGTCGGGATGGTGGGATACCGCATCCGCAGCCGCCGCTCGAAGGTGGCTTGA
- a CDS encoding transposase, whose amino-acid sequence MLSTDCLMMVSASNLHRSRGGGAPSPMVRSGPHVPSTDDAPGSRPARPRGEPYRPRTSASLDSQSVDTTSGGERRGRDNPEDVGGRERHIVVDRMGLLLAVLVTAVSVDDAAAAPALFARLDGRPMGKVRGMCGDSKEHDFTLYEWVEEHAKWDLEVIRRPEGSRGRGRLPIRRTVERTFAWLGRCRRLSVDRERCVRSSESFIELAMIRLMLHRLEPSDVDPEFRDPRPVAA is encoded by the coding sequence ATGTTGTCGACAGATTGTTTGATGATGGTTTCCGCAAGCAATCTCCATCGTAGCCGTGGGGGTGGTGCCCCATCCCCGATGGTGCGATCAGGTCCCCATGTCCCCTCGACCGACGACGCTCCTGGATCGCGCCCCGCCCGGCCTCGTGGGGAGCCGTACCGCCCCCGTACTTCGGCGAGCCTCGACAGCCAGTCGGTCGACACGACCTCCGGGGGCGAGCGGCGGGGCCGGGACAATCCCGAGGACGTCGGCGGGCGGGAGCGTCACATCGTCGTCGATCGCATGGGGTTGCTCTTGGCCGTGCTGGTCACCGCCGTCTCGGTCGACGATGCGGCGGCGGCGCCGGCCCTGTTCGCCCGGCTCGACGGCCGGCCGATGGGCAAGGTCCGGGGGATGTGCGGCGACTCGAAGGAACACGACTTCACGCTCTACGAGTGGGTCGAGGAGCATGCGAAGTGGGACCTGGAGGTCATCCGCCGCCCCGAGGGCAGTCGGGGTCGGGGGCGGCTGCCGATCCGGCGGACGGTGGAGCGGACGTTCGCCTGGCTGGGGCGTTGCCGCCGCCTGAGCGTGGACCGGGAGAGGTGTGTCCGGTCGTCGGAGTCGTTCATCGAGCTGGCGATGATCCGATTGATGCTCCACCGCCTCGAGCCCTCGGATGTGGACCCCGAGTTCCGTGACCCCAGACCGGTAGCCGCCTGA
- a CDS encoding glycosyltransferase — protein sequence MDPVIRPPTGRGPRFRLLFVAEAVTLAHVARPIALAQALDSGRFEIRLAVDPRHRPLWGDLPFPVRPIRSIPTEQFLGALARGRPCYDAATLRGYVREDLEVIREAAPDAIIGDFRLSLSISARLAGVPYLAITNAYWSPYARQRYPVPELRPLTNLLPLPLAGPLFRAVRPLAFASHTIPLNRVRREFGLASLGTDLRRIYTDADRVLYADFPGYVETSELPPGHHFVGPLLWSPAVATPEWWADIPDDRPAVYVNLGSSGRADLLPIVLDALADRPLTILAASLDRGRLGSIPPNTRLAPYLPGRQAAARAQLVICNGGSPATQQALAAATPVIGVAGNLDQHLNMQSVQRLGAGLTLRSDRLSPPAIRAAVGRILEAPSFSAAARSISGKFNQCSVNVVDRLFDDGFRKQSPS from the coding sequence ATGGACCCCGTCATCCGCCCCCCGACCGGCCGGGGGCCCCGATTCCGACTGCTTTTCGTGGCCGAGGCCGTGACGCTGGCCCACGTCGCCCGGCCAATCGCCCTGGCCCAGGCGCTGGATTCGGGTCGCTTCGAGATACGCCTGGCCGTGGACCCGAGGCATCGGCCGCTCTGGGGCGACCTCCCCTTCCCGGTGCGGCCGATCCGCTCCATCCCGACCGAGCAGTTCCTGGGGGCCCTGGCCCGGGGTCGCCCGTGCTACGATGCGGCGACGCTCCGCGGGTACGTCCGGGAGGACCTGGAGGTCATCCGGGAGGCGGCCCCGGATGCGATCATCGGCGACTTCCGGCTGTCGCTGTCCATCAGCGCCCGCCTCGCGGGAGTCCCGTATCTCGCCATCACCAACGCCTACTGGAGCCCCTACGCCCGGCAGCGTTACCCGGTGCCGGAACTCCGGCCGCTCACGAATCTCCTGCCCTTGCCGTTGGCCGGGCCCCTGTTCCGCGCGGTCCGCCCCCTCGCGTTCGCGTCCCATACGATCCCGCTGAACCGGGTGAGGAGGGAATTCGGCCTCGCCAGCCTCGGCACGGATCTCCGCCGTATCTATACGGACGCGGATCGGGTCCTCTACGCGGATTTCCCGGGATACGTGGAGACATCCGAGCTGCCCCCCGGTCACCACTTCGTGGGCCCCCTCCTCTGGTCCCCGGCGGTCGCAACGCCCGAGTGGTGGGCGGACATCCCCGATGACCGCCCCGCCGTCTATGTGAACCTCGGCAGCTCGGGCCGGGCGGACCTGCTCCCCATCGTCCTGGATGCGCTGGCCGATCGGCCGCTCACGATCCTGGCAGCCAGCCTCGACCGGGGACGTCTCGGCTCGATCCCTCCCAACACCCGCCTCGCCCCGTACTTGCCGGGTCGGCAGGCCGCCGCCCGCGCCCAGCTGGTCATCTGCAACGGCGGGAGCCCCGCCACGCAACAGGCCCTGGCCGCCGCCACCCCCGTGATCGGGGTCGCCGGTAACCTGGACCAGCACCTCAACATGCAGTCGGTCCAACGGCTCGGCGCCGGCCTGACCCTACGCTCGGATCGGCTATCCCCCCCCGCGATTCGAGCCGCAGTCGGCCGGATCCTGGAGGCCCCGTCGTTCTCGGCCGCCGCCCGGTCGATCTCAGGGAAGTTCAATCAGTGTTCTGTGAATGTTGTCGACAGATTGTTTGATGATGGTTTCCGCAAGCAATCTCCATCGTAG
- a CDS encoding nitroreductase family protein: MNPPIEAILGAAGAAPSGDNTQPWRFLVDEREGTIGLRVDEERDPSPMNAGQRMARIAVGAALENLLRAAEALGWGAQVEDAPPPTLALVRLRDRGGEAGPIERALADRVTNRRPYDGRPVSEEDLALLERRARGLDGVRTHWIVGQDRLPAWADLIGRADATMFGHPDMRLAFLRKVHLDAGDGEGAPEGLAPSSLELTHGDRLALRVMRRSPDWLLRLGGAGRVFRAKARQLVLGASGLLLVVAPDDDEATDLLVGRTMQRAWLALDELGISAQPMMSLLVLDNVLRLGEAKLIESLGRGHVSGLLEEAQALAPEIGEGRPAFLMRFGYAPAPSGRSGRLPVPASVVAHAPPVPEHPGRGS, encoded by the coding sequence GTGAATCCGCCGATCGAGGCGATCCTGGGCGCGGCGGGGGCCGCACCGTCCGGCGACAATACCCAGCCCTGGCGGTTCCTCGTCGATGAACGGGAGGGGACGATTGGGCTCCGGGTGGACGAGGAGCGGGACCCGTCTCCCATGAACGCCGGCCAGCGGATGGCCAGGATTGCCGTGGGGGCCGCCCTGGAGAACTTGCTGCGGGCGGCCGAGGCGCTCGGCTGGGGCGCCCAGGTCGAGGACGCCCCTCCCCCGACACTCGCGCTGGTCCGCCTCCGGGACCGGGGCGGCGAGGCGGGCCCGATCGAGCGGGCCCTCGCCGATCGGGTGACCAACCGCCGCCCGTACGACGGCCGCCCCGTTTCCGAGGAGGACCTCGCACTCCTGGAACGGCGGGCACGTGGCCTCGATGGCGTCCGGACGCACTGGATCGTCGGGCAGGATCGCCTCCCGGCCTGGGCCGACCTGATCGGCCGGGCCGACGCGACCATGTTCGGCCACCCCGACATGCGGCTCGCGTTCCTGCGGAAGGTCCACCTCGACGCCGGAGATGGCGAGGGGGCTCCCGAGGGCCTCGCCCCGTCCTCGCTGGAACTGACCCACGGAGATCGGCTCGCGCTCCGCGTGATGCGACGCTCCCCGGACTGGCTGCTGAGGCTCGGCGGCGCCGGCCGGGTCTTCCGCGCGAAGGCCAGGCAACTGGTCCTCGGCGCCTCGGGGCTCCTCCTGGTCGTCGCCCCCGACGACGACGAGGCCACGGATCTCCTCGTCGGCAGGACGATGCAGCGGGCCTGGCTGGCCCTCGACGAGCTGGGGATTTCGGCACAACCCATGATGTCGCTTTTGGTGCTCGACAACGTCCTGAGGCTCGGCGAGGCGAAGCTGATCGAGTCGCTGGGCCGGGGGCACGTCTCGGGTTTGCTCGAGGAGGCCCAGGCCCTGGCGCCGGAGATCGGCGAGGGACGGCCCGCGTTCCTGATGCGATTCGGATACGCCCCTGCTCCAAGCGGGCGATCCGGTCGACTCCCCGTGCCGGCCAGCGTCGTCGCGCACGCCCCGCCGGTCCCGGAGCATCCCGGCCGGGGCTCCTGA